In Streptomyces paludis, the genomic stretch CGGCCGCGATCCGGATCCTGACGCCGGGGGCACGCCCCGCCCGCGGCCACGCGGCCCTTCTGACACCCGCGCTTCCCCGCGCCGGCGACGCCGCCTCCGTAGCCGGGACGGACACGTTTGTGATCATCGACCAGTTCGAGGAGGTCTTCACCCTCTGCCACGACGCGGCCGAGCGCGCTCGCTTCATCGATCTGTTGCTGACGGCCCGGCGGCCCGAGAGCCGCCTGCGCGTGCTGCTGGCGGTGCGCGGCGACTTCTACGGCCGCTGCGCCGAACACCCCGGCCTGGCCGACGCGCTGCGCGATGCCAACCTGCTGGCCGGCGCGATGAGCCAGGCGGAGCTGCGCGACGCCGTCGTCAAGCCGGCCACGGCCGCCGGGCTGACCGTGGAACGCGCCCTCACCACCCGGCTGGTCAAGGAGGTCACCGACGCGCCGGGCGGGCTGCCGCTGCTGTCCCACGCGTTACTGGAGACCTGGCGTCGCCGCCGTGGCAAGACACTGACCATGGCGGGGTACGAGGCGGCCGGCTGCCTGGACGGCGCGATCGCCAGGACCGCCGAGAGGGTCTACGGCGGATTCACCGAGGACCAGGCGGCCACCGCCCGCCGCGTGCTGCTCCGCCTGGTCGCCCCCGGCGACGGCACCCCCGACACCCGCCGTCCCGTCAAGCGTGCGGAACTGCCCACTACCGGCCGGGACGACACCGCCCAGGTGATGGAGGCACTCGCGCGGGCGCGGCTGCTCGCCCTGGACGGCGATACGGTCGAGATGGCCCACGAGGCCCTGATCACGGCCTGGCCCCGGCTGCGCGAGTGGACCGGGGAAGACCGTGAGCGCCTGCGTGTGCACCGGAACCTGACCGAGGCCGCCCACACCTGGCGGGAACTGGGGCACGAAAAGGAGTCTCTGTACCGAGGAAGCAGGCTCGCCGCCGCCCAGGAACACTTCGGCGGCGCACCGCGCGAGGACCTGACCGATACGGAGCACGCTTTCCTCGACGCCAGTCGCGACCACGAGCGGAAGGGCCGTCGCCGCTCCCGTCTGGTGCTCACCGCGGTCACCGCCGCCCTGTGTCTCGCCCTCGTCGCCGCCGGCCTGGCCGTGGGGCAGTGGCGGAGCGCGGTCAGCGCCCAAGAGCTGGCCCAGTCCCGGCAACTGGCCGCCCAGTCCGGCGCGTTGCTGGACTCCGAGCCCGATCTCGCCTCACTGCTCGCTGTCCACGCCTACCGGACCAGTCCGACCCGCGAAGCCGCCGCCGCCCTGTACGCCGCCGCGGCGCTGCCGCTGCGCAAGACCCTGACCGGCGGCACCCAGCCCGTGGGTTCCCTCGCGCTCAGCCCGGACGGACACACCCTTGCCACCCACAGCCGGGACGGCAAGGTACGGGTCTGGAATCTGCCGGGAGGCCGGCTCCGGCACACGCTCACAGCGGGAGACCTCGGTGAAGTCGCGGCGTTCAGCCCCGACGGACGCACCCTCGCCGTCGCTGCCCTCGATGGCACCGACTGGGTCATCGCCCTGTGGGATCCCGTCACCGGCAGGAAACTCAGAGACTTCGCCGTCCCCGACGGTTCGGTACGCGAAATGGCCTTCAGCCCGGACAGCCGCACCATGGCCGCCACCTCCCCCTCGGTCGTACGGGTGTGGGACGTGGCCACGGGCCGCACCCTGCACAGCTTCACCAGCCACCCCGACCCGCTGACGGTCGCCTTCGGCCCGGACGGCCGTACGGTCGCCACGGTGGGCCACGGCGGAGAAGTGCGGGTGTGGGATACGGCCACCGGCCGCACCCGGACCGCTCACGACAGCGAATCCGGGGGCAGGGCGGTGGCGTTGAGCCCTGACGGCAGAACCTACGCGGTGGTCCGCGCCGATGGTCCCGTGCAACTGCGGGAGACGGCCACCGGCATGGTCCGGCGCACCATCAGGGACGTTCCCATCGGATTGAACGAGGTGACTTTCGCCCCGGACGGCCGCACCCTCGCCACCCTGGGCCCCGGGGACACCGTCCAGCTGTGGGACACCGCCTCCGGCGCCCCGCAGGCCACCGTGACCGCCGGTCACCACGGCCGGGGAATCATGAGAGTGGCCCTGGGCGCGGACGGCCACACCCTTGTCACCAGCAGCAATCTGGACCCCGCCGTCCGCGTCCACCGCCTGTCCGCCGACCGCTCACGGACCACTCCGCCGGGCCAGACCACCACCTATATCGCCGGCATGGCGTTCAGTCCGGACGGACGCACGATGGCCACGGTTCGCCAAGGGCCGCCCGGCGGTGGATCGGCGCAGCTCTGGGACGTCAGGACCGGTGATCGCGAAGCCACACTGACGCTCGACTCCGGGTCCAACTCCGCCTTCGACCTCGACTCCGACCTTGCCCCCAACTCCGACTCCGACTCCAACTCCCACTCCGACCCGTCGCTCCGGAAGAAGCAGCCGCTCGTCATGGCGTCGCGCCTCGGTGCTGTGGGGTTCAGCCCGACCGGGCGCGCCCTGGCCGCCAGGGCCGTCAAGAACGGGGTGATCGAGGTACGGGACCTCGCCACCGGCCGGCTTCGCCAGAGCCGTGCCCTGGACTCCACCGACACGGCGGTCTTCAGTCCCGACGGAACACGGCTCGCCGTTGTCGGCATGAAGGGGTCGGTACAGATCTGGCACCTCTCCACCGGCGCGCTGCACACCGTCCACACCGGCCACGGCCAATCCGTGAGGACCATCGCGTTCACCCCGGACAGCCGCACACTCGCCGTCGTGGACATCGAGGCCAACGGCGAACAGATCACACTGCTCGACGCCGAGACGGGCCGCACACAGCACACCATCGACCCGGACACCCGGAGCCCGCTGTCCCTCGCGTTCAGCCCGGACGGGCACACCCTGGCGACCGTGAGCAGCAGAAACGGGGTCGTCAAGACATGGGACACGCGCACCGGTCGGCTCCAGGGCGGCTTCAGTCTCAGCGCTGAAGCCGCGTCGCCGGCCTTCAGCCCCGACGGACGCACCCTGGCGGCGAGCAGCCTGAGAGGAATCCAGCTGTGGGATCTCGCCACCGGCCGCCCGAGAATCACCCTGCCGCCCCGCTCACTCGCAGCACTGGCGTTCAGCCCGGACGGACGGACCCTGGCCATCAGCACGGGCAGCTCCGTCCAGCTGAGAAGCATCGACCTGCCCGACCCCGCCCACGCGATCCGTAGCATCTGCGAGGCCATCGGCACCGGCCGTACCGCCCCGGAGCAGCCCCCGGAGACCGGCTGCCGGTCAGCCGCTCGATGAGTTGACGGCAACGGAGTTGACGGCCGCGATCCCGTCGGCGACGACCAGCGGCATCAGCGCGTGAGGAGCCCGGCATTCTTCGGACAGGGTCCGACCGGAGAATGCCGGGCTCCTCGCCGTGGGGCTCAGTCCTCCGTCACCTCCCGCAGCAGTTCCGTGAAGCCCTTCCCCCACGCCTCGACGGTCTCGTGGGTGAACAGGTCCGTGGAGTACTCCAGGGTGACGGTGATGATGTCCGCCGCCGGCACGACGACGAAGTACAGCTCGTTGCGTGCCACCCCCGAGGTGGGCAGGTCCCGTACGGTGGCCCGCGCCGAACGGAGGTCCAGGGTGGGGGGCGGGGTGGTGACCACGGTGAACAGGACCGTGGGGAAGGGCGCGTCCCCGGTGCCGGGCGAGACGAGTTCGACCACGTCGTTGAGCGGCAGGTCCTGGTGGTCCAGTGCGGTGAACAGGGCCGAACCCAGCTGTGCCACCAGGCCGGCGAAGGTTTCGGCCTCGCCGATACGGGCGCGCAGCAGGACCGCGTCGC encodes the following:
- a CDS encoding nSTAND1 domain-containing NTPase, which produces MAGRREVPVDPAAGPVQRFACDLRDLRAGADGITYRSLARRAGYSVTTLSRAAAGEQLPTLPVALAYAGACGGDPAEWEARWQKAAEESAGNGTRADDAALAPYRGLARFETGDSGLFFGREHLTADLVDLLRRRRFAAVFGPSGSGKSSLLRAGLIPVLQHAQEPDLRPAAIRILTPGARPARGHAALLTPALPRAGDAASVAGTDTFVIIDQFEEVFTLCHDAAERARFIDLLLTARRPESRLRVLLAVRGDFYGRCAEHPGLADALRDANLLAGAMSQAELRDAVVKPATAAGLTVERALTTRLVKEVTDAPGGLPLLSHALLETWRRRRGKTLTMAGYEAAGCLDGAIARTAERVYGGFTEDQAATARRVLLRLVAPGDGTPDTRRPVKRAELPTTGRDDTAQVMEALARARLLALDGDTVEMAHEALITAWPRLREWTGEDRERLRVHRNLTEAAHTWRELGHEKESLYRGSRLAAAQEHFGGAPREDLTDTEHAFLDASRDHERKGRRRSRLVLTAVTAALCLALVAAGLAVGQWRSAVSAQELAQSRQLAAQSGALLDSEPDLASLLAVHAYRTSPTREAAAALYAAAALPLRKTLTGGTQPVGSLALSPDGHTLATHSRDGKVRVWNLPGGRLRHTLTAGDLGEVAAFSPDGRTLAVAALDGTDWVIALWDPVTGRKLRDFAVPDGSVREMAFSPDSRTMAATSPSVVRVWDVATGRTLHSFTSHPDPLTVAFGPDGRTVATVGHGGEVRVWDTATGRTRTAHDSESGGRAVALSPDGRTYAVVRADGPVQLRETATGMVRRTIRDVPIGLNEVTFAPDGRTLATLGPGDTVQLWDTASGAPQATVTAGHHGRGIMRVALGADGHTLVTSSNLDPAVRVHRLSADRSRTTPPGQTTTYIAGMAFSPDGRTMATVRQGPPGGGSAQLWDVRTGDREATLTLDSGSNSAFDLDSDLAPNSDSDSNSHSDPSLRKKQPLVMASRLGAVGFSPTGRALAARAVKNGVIEVRDLATGRLRQSRALDSTDTAVFSPDGTRLAVVGMKGSVQIWHLSTGALHTVHTGHGQSVRTIAFTPDSRTLAVVDIEANGEQITLLDAETGRTQHTIDPDTRSPLSLAFSPDGHTLATVSSRNGVVKTWDTRTGRLQGGFSLSAEAASPAFSPDGRTLAASSLRGIQLWDLATGRPRITLPPRSLAALAFSPDGRTLAISTGSSVQLRSIDLPDPAHAIRSICEAIGTGRTAPEQPPETGCRSAAR